ACAAACGTTTTTACGACTGGCTTTATAAACGGACAATGAAGAAAAGCGACAAGGTTGAAAAGTATGGAGCCGTGGGACTCATATTGTTTACTGCTGTACCTCTTCCAACCACAGGGGCTTATTCTGCCTGTTTAGCAGCGATTCTGTTCTTTATCCCTACGCGTCTGGCGTTTATTGCTATTGGTTCGGGAGTTCTTATTGCCGCAGTAGGAGTAACAGCTTTTACATACGGTTTATTCGGTTAACATACGGAGAGGAGAGGAGAACATGAGTAAAAATTTCGATGAATGGAAAGATGAACTGATGCCTGCCCTTGAAAGTAAAGCCGAAGAATGGCAGTTTCTCGGTTATGAAAAAGTGACAGTGGAAGATGTTTGGCAGTGTGTCACGGTAAAATGGCAGAAGGACATTAAAAGAGGAGATCTGGAGGAACCTTTTCGTGTA
This DNA window, taken from Alteribacter keqinensis, encodes the following:
- a CDS encoding COG2426 family protein → MKERLTDFFVENFSFLTPELLVVLVSAMPILELRGGIPLAALGFGMPWYEAFMYAIIGNLLPILPILILFRPISQFLMRVPVYKRFYDWLYKRTMKKSDKVEKYGAVGLILFTAVPLPTTGAYSACLAAILFFIPTRLAFIAIGSGVLIAAVGVTAFTYGLFG
- a CDS encoding post-transcriptional regulator, which encodes MSKNFDEWKDELMPALESKAEEWQFLGYEKVTVEDVWQCVTVKWQKDIKRGDLEEPFRVHRLIGDVFSLKSSEYMNFLTIEAYKAPNYFEKEAEGAFSLDDFNVEDFSKK